A window of Ruania suaedae contains these coding sequences:
- a CDS encoding SRPBCC domain-containing protein, whose amino-acid sequence MSHHTDPAIDPAVADIDAGTITRTIRIAAPRMRVWEALASPEHIETWWGHPSEFPDGWRTGSVGSFFWEGRPFPVRLDVIDPPTELVFTWGDLEGEIDATATTVRFTLTDHDGGTHLAMVESGFLNKSAAARRSAMEENTEGWNAVLDWLSEFVTTGGVQKAQAQA is encoded by the coding sequence ATGTCGCACCACACCGATCCAGCCATCGACCCGGCCGTCGCGGACATCGACGCCGGCACCATCACCCGGACCATCCGGATCGCCGCCCCCCGCATGCGCGTCTGGGAGGCCCTGGCCAGTCCCGAACACATCGAGACGTGGTGGGGCCACCCCTCGGAGTTCCCGGACGGCTGGCGCACCGGATCCGTCGGCTCCTTCTTCTGGGAAGGCAGACCCTTCCCGGTGCGGCTGGACGTGATCGACCCGCCGACGGAGCTGGTCTTCACCTGGGGCGATCTCGAGGGCGAGATCGACGCGACCGCCACCACTGTCCGCTTCACCCTCACCGACCACGACGGCGGCACGCACCTGGCCATGGTGGAGTCGGGCTTCCTCAACAAGTCCGCCGCGGCTCGCCGGTCCGCGATGGAGGAGAACACCGAGGGGTGGAACGCCGTGCTCGATTGGCTCTCCGAGTTCGTCACCACCGGCGGCGTGCAGAAGGCGCAGGCCCAGGCGTGA
- the hemB gene encoding porphobilinogen synthase encodes MRIRPRRLRQSPAMRRLARQTRLHASELVLPMFVREGQDPRPIDSMPGVVQHSMDSFRGALVEAAGAGLGGVMLFGVPAERDAVGSGASDPAGILNAATEVAVAEVGEALVVQTDLCLDEFTDHGHCGVVDERGRVDNEATLTRYAEMALAQARAGSALLGLSGMMDGQVAHVREALDAEGFTDVALLGYAAKYSSAYYGPFREAVDSQLTGDRRSYQLDPGNRREGLREAELDIAEGADVVMVKPASSYLDVLADVAAISEVPVWAYQVSGEYAMVEAAAAQGWLDRDAVIAESVLAIRRAGAEAVLTYWATELAHRLRNEEL; translated from the coding sequence ATGAGGATCCGTCCGCGCCGGCTGCGCCAGTCCCCGGCGATGCGCCGGCTCGCACGCCAGACCCGGCTGCACGCGAGCGAGCTGGTGCTGCCCATGTTCGTGCGCGAAGGTCAGGACCCGCGCCCGATCGATTCCATGCCCGGGGTGGTGCAGCACTCGATGGACTCCTTCCGTGGTGCGCTGGTCGAGGCCGCCGGCGCCGGTCTGGGCGGCGTGATGCTCTTCGGCGTGCCCGCCGAGCGGGACGCCGTGGGTAGCGGCGCGAGCGATCCCGCCGGGATCCTCAACGCCGCCACCGAGGTGGCCGTGGCCGAGGTGGGGGAGGCACTCGTGGTCCAGACCGACCTGTGCCTGGACGAGTTCACCGACCACGGGCACTGCGGCGTGGTGGACGAGCGGGGCAGGGTGGACAACGAGGCCACCCTCACCCGCTATGCCGAGATGGCGCTGGCGCAGGCCCGTGCCGGGTCGGCGCTGCTGGGCTTGAGCGGCATGATGGACGGCCAGGTCGCCCACGTGCGCGAGGCCCTCGACGCCGAGGGCTTCACCGACGTGGCGCTGCTCGGCTACGCCGCCAAGTACTCCTCCGCCTACTACGGACCCTTCCGCGAGGCGGTCGACTCCCAGCTCACCGGGGACCGGCGCAGCTACCAGCTCGACCCCGGCAATCGCCGCGAGGGGCTGCGCGAGGCCGAGCTCGACATCGCCGAGGGCGCCGACGTGGTCATGGTCAAGCCGGCCTCGTCCTATCTGGACGTGCTCGCCGACGTCGCCGCGATCAGTGAGGTGCCCGTCTGGGCCTACCAGGTCTCGGGCGAGTACGCGATGGTCGAGGCGGCTGCCGCCCAGGGCTGGCTGGACCGCGACGCCGTGATCGCCGAGAGCGTGCTGGCGATCCGCCGTGCCGGCGCCGAGGCGGTGCTGACCTACTGGGCCACCGAGCTGGCCCATCGACTGCGCAACGAGGAGCTGTGA
- a CDS encoding methyltransferase domain-containing protein, translating into MSSADTYTHGHHESVLASHGWRTAENSAGYLIPLLERGNDVLDVGCGPGTITVGLAERVNPGRVLGLDRSQDVLLKASELADARGMENIQFEQGDAYELPYSKGTFDVVHAHQVLQHLSDPVAALREMARVTRRGGIIAVRDADYAAMCWYPEFPGLDRWLEVYHQVTRAHGAQADAGRRLLAWAHQAGFEDVTPSAGVWCYSGEDDRLWWSRSWAERVTRSAFATHAVDEGFVTGDELDEMAEAWRAWGEHEDGWFSVTHGELLIRV; encoded by the coding sequence ATGAGCAGCGCCGACACCTACACCCACGGGCATCACGAGAGCGTCCTGGCGTCCCACGGGTGGCGAACGGCCGAGAACTCGGCCGGCTACCTGATCCCGCTGCTCGAGCGCGGGAACGACGTGCTCGATGTCGGCTGCGGTCCCGGCACGATCACCGTCGGCCTCGCCGAACGGGTCAACCCCGGCCGGGTGCTGGGCCTGGACCGCTCCCAGGACGTGCTCCTGAAGGCCTCCGAGCTCGCCGACGCGCGCGGGATGGAGAACATCCAGTTCGAGCAGGGTGACGCCTACGAGCTGCCCTACAGCAAAGGCACCTTCGACGTGGTGCACGCCCACCAGGTGCTGCAACACCTCTCCGACCCCGTGGCTGCCCTGCGGGAGATGGCCCGGGTGACCCGCCGCGGCGGCATCATCGCCGTGCGCGATGCCGACTACGCCGCGATGTGCTGGTACCCCGAGTTCCCGGGCCTGGACCGCTGGCTCGAGGTGTACCACCAGGTCACCCGGGCGCACGGCGCCCAGGCCGACGCCGGACGCCGCCTGCTCGCCTGGGCGCACCAGGCCGGCTTCGAGGACGTCACGCCCAGCGCCGGGGTCTGGTGCTACTCAGGAGAGGACGACAGGTTGTGGTGGTCGCGCTCGTGGGCCGAGCGGGTCACCCGTTCCGCGTTCGCGACCCACGCCGTCGACGAGGGTTTCGTGACCGGGGATGAGCTGGACGAGATGGCCGAGGCCTGGCGCGCCTGGGGTGAGCACGAGGACGGGTGGTTCTCGGTGACCCACGGCGAGCTGCTCATCCGGGTGTAG
- a CDS encoding alpha-N-arabinofuranosidase: MATNARITLDPAFAVGPVRRRTFGSFVEHLGRAVYTGIHEPDHPTADENGFRQDVIDLTRELGVSTVRYPGGNFVSGYRWEDGIGPLDQRPTRLDLAWHSSDPNHVGVDEFLTWTKASGTEPMMAVNLGTRGVQEALDILEYCNVPGGTHYSDLRRAHGAEEPYRIRMWCLGNEMDGPWQIGHKTAEEYARLATETARAMRMIDPDIELVACGSSNSSMPTFGDWERIVLTEAYEDVDYISAHAYYFEEDGDLASFLASAVNMDHFIDSVAATADAVRAARQLTKRIHISFDEWNVWYQKRAESRPPTGDDWPVAPVLLEDHYNVADAVVVGNLLISLLRHTDRVHAASQAQLVNVIAPMMTEPGGRAWKQTIFHPFALTSANAKGQVLQLAIDSPVHETAKFGEVAALDAVATHDAETGEVVVFAVNRSTTDELTLAVDTAGFGELRVVEALTLSNPDHTWQASADDDTSVAPRSNDSATVTGGQLTATLAPVSWSMLRLAKA; encoded by the coding sequence ATGGCCACCAACGCCCGCATCACCCTCGACCCGGCCTTCGCCGTCGGCCCGGTCCGCCGGCGCACCTTCGGCTCCTTCGTGGAGCACCTCGGCCGCGCCGTCTACACCGGCATCCACGAGCCCGACCACCCGACCGCGGACGAGAACGGCTTCCGCCAGGACGTCATCGACCTCACCCGCGAGCTCGGCGTTTCCACCGTGCGCTACCCGGGTGGGAACTTCGTCTCCGGCTACCGCTGGGAGGACGGCATCGGCCCGCTCGACCAGCGCCCCACCCGCCTCGACCTCGCGTGGCACTCCTCCGACCCCAACCACGTCGGGGTGGACGAGTTCCTCACGTGGACGAAGGCCTCCGGCACCGAGCCGATGATGGCCGTGAACCTCGGCACCCGCGGGGTGCAGGAGGCCCTCGACATCCTCGAGTACTGCAACGTGCCCGGCGGCACCCACTACTCCGACCTGCGCCGCGCCCACGGTGCCGAGGAGCCCTACCGCATCCGCATGTGGTGCCTGGGCAACGAGATGGACGGCCCCTGGCAGATCGGGCACAAGACCGCCGAGGAGTACGCCCGTCTGGCCACCGAGACCGCGCGCGCCATGCGGATGATCGACCCGGACATCGAGCTGGTGGCCTGCGGGTCCTCCAACTCCTCCATGCCGACCTTCGGGGACTGGGAGCGCATCGTGCTCACCGAGGCCTACGAGGATGTCGATTACATCTCGGCCCACGCCTATTACTTCGAGGAGGACGGCGACCTCGCCTCGTTCCTGGCCTCGGCAGTCAACATGGACCACTTCATCGACTCCGTCGCCGCCACCGCCGACGCCGTCCGCGCCGCCCGTCAGCTCACCAAGCGCATCCACATCTCCTTCGACGAGTGGAACGTCTGGTACCAGAAGCGCGCGGAGTCCCGCCCGCCGACCGGGGACGACTGGCCGGTGGCACCGGTGCTGCTGGAGGACCACTACAACGTGGCCGACGCCGTGGTGGTGGGCAACCTGCTCATCTCGCTGCTGCGTCACACCGACCGGGTGCACGCGGCCTCCCAGGCGCAGCTGGTCAACGTCATCGCGCCGATGATGACCGAGCCGGGCGGGCGCGCCTGGAAGCAGACGATCTTCCACCCCTTCGCCCTCACCTCGGCCAACGCCAAGGGCCAGGTGCTCCAGCTCGCGATCGACTCCCCCGTGCACGAGACCGCGAAGTTCGGCGAGGTCGCCGCCCTGGACGCGGTGGCCACCCACGACGCCGAGACCGGCGAGGTCGTGGTGTTCGCGGTCAACCGCTCCACCACCGACGAGCTCACCCTGGCGGTGGACACCGCCGGCTTCGGTGAACTGCGGGTGGTCGAGGCCCTCACGCTGTCCAACCCGGACCACACCTGGCAGGCCAGCGCCGACGACGACACCTCCGTGGCGCCCCGGTCGAACGACTCGGCCACGGTCACCGGCGGTCAGCTCACCGCGACCCTGGCACCGGTGTCCTGGTCGATGCTGCGCCTGGCCAAGGCCTGA
- the hemC gene encoding hydroxymethylbilane synthase has translation MTLGPLRLGTRASDLARTQAGTVADALAAVGAPCELVPMTSEGDLTRASLASLGGTGVFAARLRTALLADQCDLVVHSYKDLPTTPHPGLQVLASPSREDHRDALCARDGLTLAELPHGARVGTGSPRRVAQLRTQRPDLDVVDIRGNVGTRLGFVTSGDLDAVVLAAAGLHRLGLDERITELLAWPTAPGQGVLAVEVRTDPAGDLPQALAQIHDGGTWACAQAERTVLATLEAGCAAPVAAHATLDGDRLTLRAQAYRPGGGEVLEASAQVDPGVAVAAGADVARRLLADGAAEWIHD, from the coding sequence GTGACACTCGGGCCCCTCAGGCTGGGAACCCGCGCCTCGGACCTGGCCCGCACCCAGGCGGGCACCGTGGCCGACGCCCTGGCCGCCGTCGGGGCGCCGTGCGAGCTGGTGCCGATGACCAGCGAGGGTGATCTGACCCGCGCCTCCCTCGCCAGCCTCGGCGGGACGGGCGTGTTCGCCGCCCGGTTGCGCACCGCGCTACTGGCCGACCAGTGCGACCTGGTGGTCCACTCCTACAAGGACCTGCCCACCACCCCTCACCCCGGCCTGCAGGTGCTGGCCAGCCCCTCCCGGGAGGACCACCGGGACGCCCTCTGCGCCCGCGACGGCCTCACCCTCGCCGAGCTGCCGCACGGGGCCCGGGTGGGCACGGGGTCCCCGCGCCGCGTGGCCCAGCTGCGCACGCAGCGCCCCGACCTCGACGTGGTCGACATCCGCGGCAACGTCGGCACCCGCCTCGGCTTCGTGACCTCCGGCGACCTGGACGCCGTCGTGCTGGCCGCCGCCGGCCTGCACCGGCTCGGTCTGGACGAGCGGATCACCGAACTCCTCGCATGGCCCACCGCGCCCGGCCAGGGCGTCCTGGCGGTGGAGGTACGCACCGATCCCGCAGGTGATCTCCCGCAGGCGCTGGCGCAGATCCACGACGGCGGAACCTGGGCGTGCGCCCAGGCCGAGCGCACCGTGCTGGCCACCCTGGAGGCCGGGTGCGCGGCACCCGTCGCCGCCCACGCCACCCTCGACGGCGACCGGCTCACCCTCCGCGCCCAGGCCTACCGGCCCGGCGGGGGAGAGGTGCTCGAGGCCTCGGCCCAGGTGGATCCCGGCGTGGCCGTGGCCGCCGGAGCCGACGTCGCCCGCCGGCTGCTCGCCGACGGGGCCGCCGAATGGATCCATGACTGA
- a CDS encoding ArsR/SmtB family transcription factor has product MTSATTALEAPPEEVRSVCAALADETRWQILAALASADLSASELARALPVSRQAIAKHLGVLAAVGLVEQVDPGQRQLRYRAVGAPLSRLAGQLETIGRGWDRRLARIKEIAES; this is encoded by the coding sequence GTGACGTCTGCGACCACCGCGCTCGAGGCTCCCCCCGAGGAGGTCCGGTCGGTGTGCGCCGCCCTGGCGGATGAGACACGGTGGCAGATCCTTGCGGCCCTCGCCTCGGCGGACCTGTCCGCCAGCGAGCTCGCCCGGGCGCTGCCGGTGAGCCGGCAGGCGATCGCCAAGCACCTGGGGGTCCTGGCCGCGGTCGGGCTCGTCGAGCAGGTGGACCCTGGCCAGCGCCAGCTGCGCTATCGCGCCGTCGGTGCGCCGCTGTCGAGGCTGGCCGGGCAGCTCGAGACCATCGGCCGCGGATGGGACCGGCGCCTGGCACGTATCAAGGAGATCGCGGAGTCCTGA
- a CDS encoding heparan-alpha-glucosaminide N-acetyltransferase domain-containing protein, with amino-acid sequence MSEQRTRIVGIDTARGLAVLGMFVAHLGLERETGLLTPTGWFFVTDGRPSALFAMLAGVGLAFMTRRAFGSGDRFEWSRQRRRILARSAILYALGWILTFLMTPVAVILPSYAVMFVLALPFLRLRAPALLGWAAAVLVIAPIPVVAVREAIGEGSQLRAMPVAGELLTGYYPALAWIAYLLVGIAVGRADLRSAATATILLMFGTAAALIGYGAGAFLPSALQLDPGSLPDLLLSIEPHADTGVEMLGNVGVAVGVVGLLLLVTRPAAVRVLLMPVTATGAMSLTVYSLHIVYIRILGNDAVWYPESNWPLIWLIVGTFVFATGWQLTLGKGPFERAISAMIRTERESAPVPTHP; translated from the coding sequence GTGAGCGAGCAGCGTACCCGCATCGTCGGGATCGACACCGCCCGGGGCCTGGCCGTGCTCGGCATGTTCGTGGCACACCTGGGGCTGGAGCGCGAGACCGGCCTGCTGACTCCCACGGGCTGGTTCTTCGTCACCGACGGCCGCCCCTCCGCGCTGTTCGCCATGCTCGCCGGCGTGGGCCTGGCGTTCATGACCCGCAGGGCCTTCGGGTCCGGCGACCGCTTCGAGTGGTCCCGGCAGCGCCGGCGCATCCTCGCCCGATCGGCGATCCTGTACGCGCTCGGCTGGATCCTGACGTTCCTGATGACTCCGGTGGCGGTGATCCTGCCCTCGTACGCGGTGATGTTCGTACTGGCACTGCCGTTCCTGCGCCTGCGCGCCCCGGCGCTGCTGGGTTGGGCGGCGGCGGTGCTGGTCATCGCACCGATCCCGGTGGTGGCGGTGCGCGAGGCGATCGGTGAGGGTTCGCAGCTGCGCGCGATGCCGGTGGCCGGTGAGCTGCTGACGGGCTACTACCCGGCGCTCGCATGGATCGCCTACCTGCTGGTGGGGATCGCCGTCGGGCGGGCCGACCTGCGCTCGGCCGCGACCGCGACGATCCTGCTGATGTTCGGCACCGCCGCGGCACTGATCGGCTACGGCGCCGGGGCCTTCCTCCCTTCGGCCCTGCAGCTCGACCCGGGGTCGCTGCCCGACCTGCTGCTGAGCATCGAGCCGCACGCCGACACCGGGGTGGAGATGCTCGGCAACGTGGGGGTCGCCGTCGGGGTGGTGGGCCTGTTGCTGCTGGTGACGCGGCCGGCGGCGGTGCGGGTGCTGCTGATGCCGGTCACCGCGACCGGCGCGATGTCCCTGACGGTGTACTCCCTGCACATCGTCTACATCCGGATCCTGGGCAACGACGCCGTCTGGTACCCCGAGTCGAACTGGCCGTTGATCTGGCTGATCGTGGGCACCTTCGTGTTCGCGACCGGGTGGCAGCTGACCCTCGGCAAGGGCCCGTTCGAGCGAGCGATCAGCGCGATGATCCGCACCGAACGAGAATCAGCACCCGTACCGACGCACCCATGA
- a CDS encoding uroporphyrinogen-III synthase: MTERLQGTVLLPRGGAWGDRAAGSVRARGGTPWVVPLLSTTPVEGPEIDAARAGLAAGEFDWLVVTSAATVDLVRGWDVCARVAAVGPATASTLREAGIAVDLVPEHTYSATGLLQVWPETPGERVLMLRSDLARASLADGLAERGCRVSDVVGYRTTAAPVGDEDAAGVRDGRADAVLVTSGSVARALAELRPPASTVVVSIGPLTTAEAREAGLTVGAEAGERTLDAMLDALAAAQEEKS, encoded by the coding sequence ATGACTGAGCGTCTGCAAGGAACGGTCCTGCTGCCCCGGGGCGGCGCCTGGGGAGACCGGGCGGCCGGCTCTGTTCGAGCCCGCGGCGGGACGCCCTGGGTGGTCCCGTTGCTGTCCACGACCCCGGTCGAGGGGCCCGAGATCGACGCCGCCCGCGCCGGGCTGGCCGCCGGTGAGTTCGACTGGCTCGTGGTGACCTCCGCCGCGACGGTCGACCTCGTGCGCGGCTGGGATGTCTGCGCCCGGGTCGCGGCGGTCGGGCCCGCCACGGCGAGCACCCTGCGGGAGGCGGGGATCGCCGTCGACCTCGTGCCCGAGCACACCTACTCGGCCACCGGGCTGCTGCAGGTCTGGCCCGAGACCCCCGGTGAGAGGGTGCTGATGCTGCGCTCGGACCTGGCCCGGGCGAGCCTGGCCGACGGGTTGGCCGAGCGAGGGTGCCGGGTGAGCGACGTCGTCGGGTATCGCACGACCGCGGCCCCGGTGGGTGATGAGGACGCGGCCGGCGTGCGCGACGGGCGGGCGGACGCGGTGCTGGTGACCAGCGGGTCGGTGGCCCGGGCCCTGGCTGAGCTGCGACCACCGGCGAGTACGGTGGTGGTGAGCATCGGCCCGCTCACCACGGCCGAGGCCCGCGAGGCCGGGCTGACCGTGGGAGCCGAGGCCGGCGAGCGCACCCTCGACGCCATGCTCGACGCCCTGGCCGCTGCACAGGAGGAGAAGTCATGA
- a CDS encoding NUDIX hydrolase produces MSLSPPTILTIAAVCFVRRGRLLTVRKQGTSRFMLPGGKVDPGETVAQAAVREVAEELGLHLREEDLTALGSYEEAAANEPDTRVDASVYTAELPGEPTAAREIAELRWTALAEPPADLAPLLARHVVPALLRS; encoded by the coding sequence ATGTCGCTCTCACCTCCCACGATCCTGACCATCGCCGCCGTCTGCTTCGTGCGCCGGGGCCGGCTGCTCACCGTGCGCAAGCAGGGCACGTCCCGCTTCATGCTCCCGGGCGGCAAGGTCGATCCCGGCGAGACCGTGGCGCAGGCGGCGGTCCGCGAGGTGGCCGAGGAACTCGGTCTGCACCTGCGGGAGGAGGACCTGACCGCGCTCGGCAGCTACGAGGAGGCGGCCGCCAACGAGCCCGACACCCGGGTGGACGCCTCGGTCTACACCGCCGAACTGCCGGGCGAGCCCACGGCGGCACGGGAGATCGCGGAGCTGCGATGGACAGCCCTGGCCGAGCCGCCCGCCGACCTCGCACCGTTGCTGGCACGCCACGTGGTCCCCGCTCTGCTCCGGTCCTGA
- a CDS encoding glutamate-1-semialdehyde 2,1-aminomutase produces MTSLFDRAAAVIPGGVNSPVRAFASVGGDPVFLDRAAGPYVYSGESEYVDLVGSWGPAILGHAHPEVVAAVQEAAARGLSFGAPTLAEVELAETIRDRVPPAELVRLVSTGTEATMTALRLARGVTGRDLVIKFAGHYHGHSDGLLADAGSGVATLSLPGSAGVPAAFAAQTIVLPYNDLDAVRAAFAAHPGQIAAVITEAAAANMGVVPPEPGFNAALAEMARADGALFIADEVLTGFRSGPAGWWGVEGDWTPDLLAFGKVIGGGMPVAALAGRAEVMRALAPTGPVYQAGTLSGNPVAVAAGLATLRRADTAVYARVQHVADTVSLAVEQALVAEGVPAAVQRAGTLFSFAFGSAAECGWAGANPRDYAEVQASQAWRYPAFFRAMLEAGVSLPPSAFEAWFVSAAHDDAAVERILAALPAAARAAAQVRPRD; encoded by the coding sequence ATGACGTCCCTGTTCGATCGAGCCGCCGCCGTCATCCCCGGCGGGGTGAACTCGCCGGTCCGTGCGTTCGCGAGCGTCGGGGGAGACCCGGTCTTCCTCGACCGCGCCGCCGGGCCCTACGTCTACTCCGGCGAGAGCGAGTACGTCGACCTGGTCGGCTCGTGGGGCCCGGCCATCCTCGGCCATGCCCATCCCGAGGTGGTGGCCGCCGTGCAGGAGGCCGCCGCGCGCGGGCTCTCGTTCGGGGCACCGACCCTGGCCGAGGTCGAGCTTGCCGAGACCATCCGGGACCGGGTACCGCCGGCCGAGCTGGTCAGGTTGGTCTCCACCGGCACCGAGGCCACCATGACGGCGCTGCGGCTGGCGCGCGGAGTCACCGGCCGGGACCTCGTCATCAAGTTCGCCGGGCACTACCACGGCCACTCCGACGGGCTGCTGGCCGACGCCGGCTCCGGCGTGGCCACCCTCTCCCTGCCCGGCTCGGCCGGGGTGCCGGCGGCCTTCGCCGCCCAGACGATCGTGCTGCCCTACAACGATCTCGACGCCGTCCGCGCTGCGTTCGCCGCCCACCCCGGCCAGATCGCCGCCGTGATCACCGAGGCGGCCGCCGCGAACATGGGCGTGGTCCCGCCCGAGCCCGGGTTCAACGCCGCCCTCGCCGAGATGGCCCGCGCCGACGGCGCACTGTTCATCGCCGACGAGGTGCTGACCGGTTTCCGCTCCGGCCCCGCCGGCTGGTGGGGCGTGGAGGGGGACTGGACTCCCGACCTGCTCGCCTTCGGCAAGGTCATCGGCGGGGGGATGCCGGTCGCGGCGCTCGCCGGGCGCGCCGAGGTGATGCGCGCGCTGGCCCCCACCGGTCCCGTCTACCAGGCCGGGACGCTCTCGGGGAACCCGGTGGCCGTGGCCGCCGGGCTCGCCACGCTACGGCGGGCCGACACCGCCGTCTACGCCCGCGTGCAGCACGTGGCCGACACCGTCTCCCTCGCGGTGGAGCAGGCGCTCGTCGCCGAAGGTGTGCCGGCCGCTGTGCAGCGCGCCGGGACGCTGTTCTCGTTCGCCTTCGGGTCCGCCGCCGAATGCGGCTGGGCGGGAGCGAACCCGCGCGACTACGCCGAGGTCCAGGCGTCCCAGGCCTGGCGCTACCCGGCCTTCTTCCGCGCCATGCTGGAGGCGGGGGTGAGCCTGCCGCCGTCGGCCTTCGAGGCGTGGTTCGTCTCGGCGGCCCACGACGACGCCGCGGTGGAGCGCATCCTGGCCGCGCTACCGGCCGCCGCTCGCGCGGCGGCCCAGGTGCGGCCCCGGGACTGA
- a CDS encoding 3-methyladenine DNA glycosylase yields MTVLSPAQWHPYAEAHAERADALTRGHRERRRHGHTHPVEDFLFTYYPTKPAQLRVWHPGAGLALAQAPEYARRRWYSSQHGAAGLDVAAFLAERADAVEYIHHLISRTRARPARLSCFGLHEWAMVYRAEEVRHTQVPLRLGAAGTDEVVRAHPLRCSHFDAFRFFTEPAVPRNERPLTRADQPASEQPGCLHANMDVYKWATKLGPAVPGELLLDAFALAREIRELDMRASPYDLTDWDYEPVPIETAAGKATYVSAQRSFAERANALRDRLLQVTTALRAPAS; encoded by the coding sequence ATGACTGTCCTCTCCCCCGCACAGTGGCACCCGTACGCCGAGGCACACGCCGAGCGCGCCGACGCCCTCACCCGCGGCCACCGCGAGCGCCGCCGGCACGGCCACACGCACCCGGTCGAGGACTTCCTGTTCACCTACTACCCGACCAAGCCGGCCCAGCTACGCGTGTGGCACCCGGGCGCCGGCCTCGCCCTGGCGCAGGCACCCGAGTACGCCCGACGGCGGTGGTACTCCTCGCAGCACGGTGCGGCCGGCCTGGACGTCGCCGCCTTCCTCGCCGAGCGTGCCGATGCCGTCGAGTACATCCACCACCTGATCAGCCGGACCCGCGCGCGCCCGGCCCGGCTGAGCTGCTTCGGACTGCACGAGTGGGCCATGGTCTACCGGGCCGAGGAGGTCCGGCACACGCAGGTGCCGCTGCGGCTGGGAGCCGCCGGAACCGACGAGGTGGTGCGCGCCCACCCGCTGCGGTGCTCCCACTTCGACGCGTTCCGGTTCTTCACCGAGCCGGCCGTGCCACGCAACGAGCGCCCACTCACCCGTGCCGACCAGCCCGCGTCGGAGCAACCGGGCTGCCTGCACGCCAATATGGACGTCTACAAGTGGGCCACGAAGCTCGGGCCGGCGGTGCCGGGCGAGCTGCTGCTGGACGCGTTCGCGCTGGCGCGGGAGATCCGCGAGCTGGACATGCGCGCCTCGCCCTACGACCTCACGGACTGGGACTACGAACCGGTGCCGATCGAGACGGCAGCGGGCAAGGCCACCTATGTGAGTGCCCAACGATCCTTCGCCGAGCGGGCGAACGCGCTGCGGGACCGGCTGCTGCAGGTGACCACCGCACTGCGCGCGCCCGCGTCGTAG